In Candidatus Goldiibacteriota bacterium, a single window of DNA contains:
- a CDS encoding glycoside hydrolase family 9 protein, whose protein sequence is MRKISVLLLLLFFYAGILRAADSDIAYSAAGYKPIMSKKASVNVACSSFQVVRESDSAVVFSGTATGPLYTPDSVRNVYVVDFTPVVTPGTYYINVDGVGRTQNFEISETVFQDVFKKVFLGMYMWRSGTAVSHTYGSTTYSWNAGHMANANLYYSNEPYSNSYKDGTGGWYDAGDYGRYLGNVGITVWPMFMAWEDFGDSINAMTYGIPDLNPGMPEYLQEIKWETDWLFKMMYADGGGKIHDKLTSKNHTSMSVLPANDTSLMYFLPWSTYATSNFAGTMAMAARYFAPYDSFYAQECIDAAELAFQVLIDNPSIVTFDAYALGFYTGIYNGDDAGNRIWAAAELFASTGKTVYRDYFEARASSGYMQSIYDWNNLSDMAMLTYYFCDRPGKNSVITDRIRTNTINTANGIVTAVNSHGYGRSMTSHWWGSNGVVARMSVILYSAFKMTGDYKYRNAGFEILNHLFGRNHFGRSQVTGIGTNPALYPHDRRCNSDGIAAPIPGYLVGGSPGTNNPDSVADDPIIVAMASGLPAAAYWADNVGSFSSNEIAINWQAGLIYGVAAFLNDGPAPTATPTITDTPFVTVTPTRTVTATRTPTATRTATRTVSPTASITPTSTDTPFVTSTPTYSITQTSSITMTYTITMTPTPTAEIPSVYITVGEHFPYPNPSKGNEIKIRYQITKGLAKTVNIHFYTLADRKFDAIKENNKGIGWHEVLWKPKKKLASGMYYYVIEADNGKFGGLNKKDLKQGAVVVIK, encoded by the coding sequence ATGCGTAAAATAAGCGTTCTCTTATTACTGCTGTTTTTTTACGCCGGCATTTTAAGGGCGGCAGACAGCGATATTGCTTACAGCGCAGCCGGCTACAAACCTATAATGTCAAAAAAAGCATCGGTTAATGTTGCATGTTCCTCGTTTCAGGTTGTGCGGGAATCAGACAGTGCAGTAGTGTTTTCCGGCACTGCTACCGGCCCTTTGTATACGCCCGACAGCGTAAGAAACGTTTATGTGGTTGATTTTACGCCTGTTGTCACGCCCGGCACATATTATATTAACGTGGACGGCGTGGGCAGGACGCAGAATTTTGAAATTTCTGAAACTGTTTTTCAGGATGTTTTTAAAAAAGTATTTCTTGGGATGTATATGTGGAGGTCAGGCACGGCCGTATCACACACTTACGGCAGCACAACGTATTCCTGGAACGCCGGCCATATGGCCAACGCGAATTTATATTATTCAAACGAGCCGTATTCAAATTCGTACAAAGACGGTACAGGCGGCTGGTATGACGCGGGTGATTACGGAAGGTACCTGGGAAATGTAGGGATAACAGTATGGCCTATGTTTATGGCGTGGGAAGATTTTGGCGATTCAATTAACGCAATGACATACGGGATTCCTGATTTAAATCCCGGGATGCCGGAATATCTTCAGGAAATAAAATGGGAAACCGACTGGCTGTTTAAAATGATGTACGCGGACGGCGGCGGTAAAATTCACGACAAGCTTACAAGCAAAAACCACACTTCAATGAGCGTGCTTCCCGCGAATGACACTTCGCTTATGTATTTTCTTCCGTGGAGTACGTATGCCACTTCAAATTTTGCCGGCACGATGGCAATGGCCGCAAGGTACTTTGCGCCTTATGATTCGTTTTACGCGCAGGAATGCATTGACGCGGCAGAACTTGCGTTTCAGGTTTTAATAGATAATCCTTCAATAGTCACGTTTGATGCTTACGCGCTTGGTTTTTATACCGGTATTTATAACGGTGATGACGCCGGCAACAGGATATGGGCGGCCGCGGAACTATTTGCGTCTACGGGAAAAACTGTATACCGCGATTATTTTGAAGCAAGGGCTTCAAGCGGATATATGCAGTCTATATATGACTGGAATAATCTTTCAGATATGGCTATGCTTACTTATTATTTCTGCGACAGGCCCGGCAAGAATTCGGTCATTACGGACAGGATAAGAACCAACACGATAAATACCGCGAACGGGATAGTTACGGCGGTAAATTCACACGGTTACGGCAGGTCAATGACAAGCCATTGGTGGGGAAGTAATGGTGTTGTAGCCAGAATGTCTGTGATTTTATACTCGGCTTTTAAAATGACAGGTGATTATAAATACAGAAACGCCGGTTTTGAAATCTTAAATCATCTTTTTGGAAGGAATCATTTTGGACGCTCACAGGTAACAGGCATAGGTACTAACCCCGCGCTTTATCCACATGACAGGCGGTGCAATTCTGACGGTATCGCCGCGCCGATTCCCGGGTATCTGGTGGGCGGCTCGCCTGGAACAAACAATCCTGATAGCGTAGCCGATGATCCTATTATTGTTGCGATGGCATCGGGATTACCGGCGGCAGCATATTGGGCGGACAATGTGGGTTCTTTTTCATCCAATGAAATTGCCATTAACTGGCAGGCAGGGCTTATATACGGCGTTGCGGCTTTTTTAAATGACGGGCCGGCGCCTACAGCAACACCTACAATAACAGATACTCCTTTTGTAACGGTTACCCCCACGCGTACAGTAACCGCTACAAGGACACCAACAGCAACAAGAACGGCAACCAGGACAGTAAGTCCTACTGCTTCAATTACTCCCACATCAACTGACACACCGTTTGTGACATCTACGCCTACATATTCAATAACGCAGACTTCCAGTATAACAATGACTTATACCATAACCATGACCCCCACGCCCACTGCCGAAATTCCTTCGGTTTATATAACTGTGGGTGAACATTTTCCTTATCCAAACCCGTCAAAAGGAAATGAAATTAAAATAAGATATCAGATAACAAAAGGGCTGGCAAAAACAGTTAACATTCATTTTTACACCCTTGCAGACAGAAAGTTTGACGCGATAAAAGAAAATAACAAAGGTATCGGATGGCATGAAGTTTTGTGGAAGCCAAAAAAGAAACTTGCCTCCGGAATGTATTATTACGTCATTGAAGCTGACAAC